From Heliomicrobium modesticaldum Ice1, a single genomic window includes:
- a CDS encoding sulfate ABC transporter substrate-binding protein has product MSTKGRKLTVATFVLLFLLTACNQPVDTGSSNTQIMLAAYTVPKEAYQKEIIPAFQKQWKEKTGQTVTFKESYVGSGAQARAIVNGLEADVAALSLEGDIETIHKAGLITHDWKQRPHNGMITRSVVAFGVKKGNPLTIREWQDLTKPGIAVLYPSPRTSGGAMWDINAIYGAGLKMAEMETGKKDPDRGRELLSAIQKNVKVMDNSGRESMTTFEKGLGDVVVTYENELLLRNMEQPLYDVIYPKATILIENPVALVDKNVDKHGNRAVVEAFVAYLQSTEAQRAFAKYGFRPVDPTVMAETKDKFPEPEWLFDIDYLGGWATASEQIYGPQGVWTGIVEGKKGS; this is encoded by the coding sequence ATGTCGACGAAAGGAAGGAAGCTAACAGTTGCCACATTCGTATTGCTCTTCTTGCTGACAGCGTGCAATCAACCTGTCGACACAGGCAGTTCCAATACGCAAATCATGTTGGCCGCTTATACCGTGCCCAAAGAAGCCTATCAGAAAGAGATCATCCCGGCTTTCCAAAAACAGTGGAAAGAAAAAACAGGCCAGACGGTCACTTTTAAAGAGTCCTACGTGGGCTCCGGCGCGCAGGCCCGAGCCATCGTCAACGGCTTGGAAGCGGATGTGGCGGCCTTGTCGCTGGAAGGAGACATTGAGACAATCCACAAGGCCGGATTGATCACCCATGACTGGAAGCAGCGTCCCCATAACGGGATGATCACCCGCTCAGTCGTCGCCTTCGGCGTCAAGAAGGGTAATCCCCTGACGATTCGTGAATGGCAAGACCTGACCAAGCCGGGCATTGCCGTCCTATACCCCAGCCCGCGCACATCCGGCGGCGCCATGTGGGATATCAACGCCATCTACGGCGCCGGTCTCAAGATGGCGGAAATGGAGACGGGAAAGAAAGATCCTGACCGTGGGAGAGAACTGTTGTCGGCGATCCAGAAGAATGTGAAAGTCATGGACAACAGCGGGCGCGAGTCGATGACGACCTTCGAAAAAGGCCTCGGCGATGTGGTCGTCACCTATGAAAACGAGTTGCTTCTTCGGAACATGGAGCAGCCACTCTATGATGTTATCTATCCGAAAGCGACCATTTTGATCGAAAATCCGGTCGCCTTGGTGGATAAAAATGTGGACAAGCACGGAAACCGCGCTGTCGTAGAAGCCTTCGTCGCCTACCTGCAATCGACAGAAGCGCAACGCGCTTTTGCCAAGTACGGCTTTCGCCCGGTTGACCCGACCGTGATGGCCGAGACGAAGGATAAGTTCCCAGAGCCGGAATGGCTTTTTGACATCGATTACCTTGGTGGCTGGGCGACTGCATCTGAACAGATTTATGGCCCTCAAGGGGTGTGGACGGGGATCGTCGAAGGGAAAAAAGGCTCATGA
- a CDS encoding IS1182-like element ISHmo2 family transposase gives MFRFDVDPQVSFYDFAALWDQLVPADSVFRLFRELAPLLIQPEDFTGLYCLDNGRPSHAARQMTMACMLQEMLGETDRGMEAQTRVNIEVKFALGMALDEPGIDHANFGVHRQRLIQKELDKVYLDRFIRLMYYLGVLTGKEPWITDTTHVIAPISAPTTIELIRQAMRLLVRLLAKQYSVPWHAIPHAPRAVRYLETVTEVKEHNLDDKAKMERLVEVVSEADELLAYVESSEASWKKKPDVIHYALLLCRILRERIIRKDDGTLEIAPGGSVKDMIVSAVDSEARFGCKGKTKWRGYKMAIVEVGNSGFIAAAEAMKANDYDGSSLVPLADQLPTDCVENPTIIGDTHYGAGDDRVTLKEKGIDVVAPLSPKTKCDILAGEGFQVSEDQTQLICPRGKVITTYSEVADGKNFVLRAKDHDCKHCPRYTTCFKEKKHRRTIFIHNAYGVMLEAAKHSQTKIYKEQMRLRSRIEAKQNELVNRYGLRRVRRIGKRNLAYAARLSALAANFQKLNRLRNDKNATMVLEVSALRGVAFKKAA, from the coding sequence TACAGGTCTCTATTGCCTTGACAACGGACGTCCCAGTCATGCGGCCCGGCAGATGACGATGGCCTGCATGTTACAGGAAATGCTGGGCGAAACAGACCGGGGGATGGAAGCACAGACACGTGTGAACATCGAGGTCAAGTTTGCGTTAGGAATGGCCCTCGATGAACCGGGCATTGATCACGCCAATTTTGGCGTCCACCGGCAACGGCTCATCCAAAAGGAACTTGATAAGGTCTATCTCGATCGCTTTATCCGGTTGATGTACTACCTGGGCGTTTTGACAGGGAAAGAACCTTGGATAACGGACACGACCCATGTCATAGCTCCCATCAGTGCCCCCACGACCATCGAACTGATCCGCCAAGCCATGCGCCTGTTGGTGCGTCTTTTGGCGAAGCAATACAGTGTTCCATGGCATGCAATCCCCCATGCCCCTCGGGCGGTACGTTACCTGGAAACAGTGACGGAAGTGAAAGAGCATAACCTGGACGATAAGGCCAAAATGGAACGGCTTGTTGAAGTGGTCAGCGAGGCTGACGAACTGCTGGCCTACGTGGAGTCATCGGAGGCTTCGTGGAAGAAGAAGCCCGATGTCATTCATTACGCCCTTTTGCTTTGCCGTATCCTCCGTGAACGAATCATTCGGAAAGATGATGGAACTCTTGAGATAGCCCCCGGCGGTTCTGTCAAAGATATGATAGTTTCGGCTGTAGACAGCGAAGCCCGTTTCGGTTGTAAGGGCAAGACGAAATGGCGCGGGTATAAGATGGCCATCGTCGAAGTCGGAAATTCCGGATTTATCGCCGCCGCCGAGGCCATGAAAGCCAACGACTATGACGGCTCCAGTCTGGTGCCGTTAGCGGATCAGCTTCCCACCGATTGTGTAGAAAACCCGACGATCATTGGAGATACCCACTATGGTGCGGGCGATGACCGTGTCACCCTCAAGGAAAAAGGCATTGACGTAGTGGCGCCACTTTCACCAAAGACAAAATGTGATATCCTCGCGGGCGAGGGATTTCAAGTTTCCGAAGACCAAACACAACTGATCTGCCCGAGAGGAAAAGTCATCACCACCTATTCGGAAGTGGCAGATGGGAAGAACTTCGTGCTTCGCGCCAAGGACCATGATTGCAAGCACTGCCCTCGTTACACGACCTGTTTTAAAGAAAAGAAACATCGGCGCACGATTTTTATTCACAACGCCTATGGTGTCATGCTCGAGGCGGCAAAGCACTCCCAAACGAAAATCTATAAGGAACAGATGCGTCTTCGCAGCCGCATCGAAGCCAAGCAAAATGAACTGGTCAACCGTTACGGACTGCGCCGGGTTCGCCGTATCGGAAAACGAAATCTGGCTTATGCCGCCCGGCTCAGCGCGTTAGCGGCGAACTTTCAAAAACTCAACCGTCTACGAAATGATAAGAATGCAACCATGGTGTTGGAGGTGAGTGCCTTACGCGGTGTTGCTTTCAAAAAAGCCGCATAA
- a CDS encoding ABC transporter permease — MSSTTKTKRDLWPIALRSGSIGYLLLMVVIPLGEVFTQAFSGGVTGFFDTLQSPAALFALKLTVALGLITAIINGVAGFIVAYGFVRYSFPGKRMLNGLVDLPMAIPTAVIAMMLLGLYAPQGLFGSWLAKREISLLFAYPGMILAMLLVTLPFSIRSVQTLLEAGCGQMEEAAKTLGANRWQIFWHILLPTIRPGLLSGFTLTFLRAIAEFGAIVLVSGNIPLKTQVASVYIFGLVESSDITGASVMSVCLLTIALTMLWLQNRWGQEGGRRL, encoded by the coding sequence ATGAGTTCCACAACAAAAACGAAGCGCGACCTGTGGCCGATTGCCCTACGGAGCGGATCAATCGGCTATCTGTTGCTCATGGTGGTCATTCCCCTGGGAGAAGTATTTACGCAAGCTTTTTCCGGCGGAGTTACCGGGTTTTTTGATACACTTCAATCACCAGCGGCGCTGTTTGCCTTGAAACTGACAGTAGCGCTGGGGCTGATCACAGCGATCATCAATGGTGTAGCCGGCTTCATCGTCGCTTACGGTTTTGTCCGCTACTCCTTCCCAGGCAAAAGAATGCTCAATGGGCTGGTTGATCTGCCAATGGCCATACCGACAGCCGTCATCGCGATGATGCTGTTGGGATTGTATGCCCCACAAGGTTTGTTTGGCAGTTGGCTGGCCAAGCGAGAGATCTCGCTCCTCTTTGCCTACCCGGGAATGATCCTGGCTATGCTCCTTGTCACCCTGCCTTTTTCCATCCGGTCAGTGCAAACCCTTTTGGAAGCCGGTTGCGGTCAGATGGAGGAAGCGGCGAAAACGCTGGGCGCCAACCGTTGGCAAATTTTCTGGCATATCTTGCTTCCGACCATTCGTCCGGGATTGCTCTCCGGCTTTACGCTCACCTTTTTGCGCGCGATCGCCGAGTTTGGCGCGATTGTGCTCGTATCCGGCAACATACCCTTGAAAACACAGGTAGCTTCCGTATATATCTTTGGGCTTGTCGAAAGTTCTGACATAACAGGCGCGTCCGTCATGTCGGTCTGTCTGTTAACGATAGCCCTGACGATGCTTTGGTTGCAGAATCGGTGGGGTCAAGAAGGGGGAAGGCGCCTTTGA